In Variovorax paradoxus, a single genomic region encodes these proteins:
- a CDS encoding ABC transporter permease has translation MQMPRMLRQLMHRRIVMVSALVLLVIAVMAIGAPLFASADPNDTAVLERLKAPSAEHLLGTDELGRDMYSRIVHGARYSLAIAALTALGAVVAGTVLGLMAGFFRRLDAPLMRVVDAMMSFPDILLAIALVAILGPSLVNTVLALVLVYTPRVARVVRASTLVVRELLFVEAVRALGVRTSRILWRHILPNLMSPILVQVSFIFAYAILAEAGLSFLGVGVPPEIPTWGTMVAGSQQYAHQAFWVVLFPGLAIIFTALSLQLLGDGVRDLLDPKLKKTS, from the coding sequence ATGCAAATGCCAAGAATGCTCCGCCAGCTGATGCACCGACGCATCGTGATGGTCTCCGCGCTGGTGCTGCTGGTGATTGCCGTCATGGCCATCGGCGCACCGCTGTTCGCCTCCGCCGACCCCAACGACACCGCGGTGCTGGAACGCCTGAAGGCGCCCAGCGCCGAGCACCTGCTCGGCACCGACGAACTCGGCCGCGACATGTATTCGCGCATCGTGCACGGCGCGCGCTACTCGCTGGCCATCGCCGCGCTCACGGCGCTCGGCGCGGTTGTCGCTGGCACGGTGCTGGGCCTGATGGCCGGCTTTTTCCGCCGGCTCGACGCGCCGCTGATGCGCGTGGTGGACGCGATGATGTCCTTCCCAGACATCCTGCTGGCCATCGCGCTGGTGGCCATCCTGGGGCCTTCGCTCGTCAACACGGTGCTGGCGCTGGTGCTGGTCTACACGCCGCGCGTGGCGCGGGTGGTGCGCGCATCGACGCTGGTGGTGCGCGAACTGCTGTTCGTGGAAGCCGTGCGCGCGCTGGGCGTTCGCACCTCGCGCATTTTGTGGCGGCACATATTGCCGAACCTGATGTCGCCGATCCTGGTGCAGGTGTCCTTCATCTTCGCCTACGCCATCCTGGCGGAAGCGGGGCTCTCGTTCCTCGGCGTCGGCGTGCCGCCCGAGATCCCGACCTGGGGCACCATGGTCGCGGGCAGCCAGCAGTATGCGCACCAGGCCTTCTGGGTGGTGCTGTTCCCGGGGCTCGCGATCATCTTCACGGCGTTGTCGCTGCAACTGCTGGGCGACGGCGTGCGCGACCTGCTCGACCCCAAGCTCAAGAAGACCTCGTGA
- a CDS encoding ABC transporter permease: MFRYIASRAAGMLVVLAIVAVLVFVLTRAASGDPVSVLLGDQATAADIARVQKEYGLDKPLPVQFGYWLREVLQGNLGTSIFLQRPVTQALWERSEPTTLLALMAVAIAALIGVPCGIVSAVFRGRVVDQLFTGIAMLGASIPSFWLGIVLIQIFAVSFGWFPVSGYGAPDAPFAERLHSLVLPATVLGLLNSALIIRFTRASMLDVLGEDYVRTARSKGLSESVVVLKHALRNALVPIVTVIGLTVALMIGGAVITETVFGLPGVGNLVVSAVLRRDYPVIQGALLVIAAIYVLINFSIDLLYAVVDPRVKV; encoded by the coding sequence CTGTTCCGCTACATCGCCTCCCGCGCGGCGGGCATGCTGGTCGTGCTGGCCATCGTGGCGGTGCTCGTGTTCGTGCTCACGCGCGCGGCCTCGGGCGACCCGGTCTCGGTGCTGCTGGGCGATCAGGCCACCGCGGCCGACATCGCCCGCGTGCAGAAGGAATACGGGCTCGACAAGCCGCTGCCCGTGCAGTTCGGCTACTGGCTGCGCGAGGTGCTCCAGGGCAACCTCGGCACGTCGATCTTCCTGCAGCGCCCGGTGACACAGGCGCTGTGGGAGCGCTCCGAGCCCACCACGCTGCTCGCGCTGATGGCCGTGGCCATTGCGGCGTTGATCGGCGTGCCCTGCGGCATCGTCTCGGCCGTGTTCCGCGGTCGCGTGGTCGACCAGTTGTTCACCGGCATCGCGATGCTGGGCGCGAGCATCCCGAGCTTCTGGCTGGGTATCGTGCTCATACAGATCTTCGCGGTGTCCTTCGGCTGGTTCCCGGTGTCCGGCTACGGCGCGCCCGACGCGCCATTTGCCGAGCGGCTGCATTCGCTGGTGCTGCCGGCCACGGTGCTGGGCCTTCTGAACTCGGCGCTCATCATCCGCTTCACGCGCGCCTCGATGCTCGACGTGCTGGGCGAAGACTATGTGCGCACCGCGCGCTCCAAGGGCCTGAGCGAAAGCGTGGTCGTGCTCAAGCATGCGCTGCGCAACGCGCTGGTGCCCATCGTCACGGTGATCGGCCTCACGGTCGCGCTGATGATCGGCGGCGCCGTCATCACCGAAACCGTGTTCGGCCTGCCCGGCGTGGGCAACCTCGTGGTCAGCGCCGTGCTGCGGCGCGACTACCCGGTGATTCAAGGCGCGCTGCTGGTGATTGCCGCGATCTACGTGCTGATCAATTTCTCGATCGACCTGCTGTATGCCGTGGTCGATCCGCGCGTGAAGGTCTGA
- a CDS encoding ABC transporter ATP-binding protein translates to MTTAAPLIEVRGLKKYFGSSDRPVRAVDDVSFAIQPGETLGLVGESGSGKSTIGRTVLRLLERTSGQVLYRGDDIGALSGERMRKLRSKLQIIFQDPYASLNPKMRISAILGEALSTHGLHKGAAARDKRIAELLETVGLRAEHASRFPHEFSGGQRQRIGVARALAVEPEFIVADEPLSALDVSIQSQVINLLADLRERLGLTMLFISHDLDVVEYLCDRVVVLYLGKVMEVATTDELFARPSHPYTRALLAASPKPDPEVATERIALKGDIPSPISPPSGCVFRTRCPHAIEACAQTVPPLEEISAGHYSACIRKELHSNTAA, encoded by the coding sequence ATGACCACCGCAGCTCCCCTCATCGAAGTCCGCGGACTCAAGAAATACTTCGGCAGCAGCGACCGTCCGGTGCGCGCGGTCGACGACGTGTCCTTCGCCATCCAGCCCGGCGAAACGCTGGGCCTGGTCGGCGAATCGGGCTCGGGCAAGAGCACCATAGGCCGCACCGTGCTGCGGCTGCTCGAACGCACGAGCGGGCAGGTGCTGTACCGCGGCGACGACATCGGCGCGCTGTCGGGCGAACGCATGCGCAAGCTGCGCAGCAAGCTGCAGATCATCTTCCAGGACCCGTACGCCAGCCTGAACCCGAAGATGCGCATCAGCGCGATCCTCGGCGAGGCGCTTTCCACGCACGGCCTGCACAAGGGCGCCGCCGCGCGCGACAAGCGCATCGCCGAGCTGCTCGAGACGGTGGGCCTTCGCGCCGAACATGCGAGCCGCTTCCCGCACGAGTTCTCCGGCGGGCAGCGCCAGCGCATCGGCGTGGCGCGCGCGCTGGCGGTGGAGCCCGAGTTCATCGTGGCCGACGAGCCGCTGTCGGCGCTCGACGTGTCCATCCAGTCGCAGGTCATCAACCTGCTGGCCGACCTGCGCGAGCGGCTGGGCCTGACGATGCTCTTCATCTCGCACGACCTCGACGTGGTCGAGTACCTGTGCGACCGCGTGGTGGTGCTGTACCTGGGCAAGGTGATGGAAGTCGCGACCACCGACGAGCTGTTCGCTCGCCCCTCGCACCCCTACACCCGCGCGCTGCTGGCCGCCAGCCCCAAGCCCGACCCCGAGGTTGCGACCGAGCGCATCGCGCTGAAGGGTGACATTCCCAGCCCCATCTCGCCGCCCTCGGGCTGCGTGTTCCGCACGCGCTGCCCACATGCCATCGAGGCCTGCGCCCAGACCGTGCCCCCTCTCGAAGAAATTTCAGCAGGACACTACAGCGCCTGTATCCGCAAAGAACTGCACTCCAACACCGCCGCATGA
- a CDS encoding ParB/Srx family N-terminal domain-containing protein, producing MTKNKWTRARVAGLAGLAAISLAACGGGGGGGGGTFFPASGPSAGNGGNNNQAAPAAVALQPLVGGSQYSGTASFGDTVSIALDQPATGKLTLRFVDSRFGLAGSVSASYATQADGSLLASNFAAVAGTGVPDALVAALPKLSLRFQLDGSLLSGSLAQVPNLKAGNGAVLQGEIAASNQGVADVARLAGVYNFIKLTSAYNAKGMVQGAPASDFGQLSIKADGSVRACMGQAYADSCSSGQAGLLAAEDDQKTYPGALALTLGGQRIGRVMVNAQSGAATLLADEFTSAADGSFRTGTWVLQSAPSALAATALDGEWLCSQPELDAATGALTGRTQRNFVSIGANLLQTDTIDNDVKLSVNAGIGGSATSTVSGMNGLVAGQWVDSQKIGRVLLPVGKQTAYYIGSGASTGVAATHISGVCRALPVQPVINTYAAAAVNVPMTIRIGDAHPTQPAIGYDQVYYKQARYRNNKNGSTEWKKEFADFCEAAGLSDSKGSTVIAGTSKLTDTTTFTCSGKTVDQTAMKSAVVGPRGVLYLTDGHHTLTSFWDAPDGGGAEVNIPVVMKGNFMSLSNAAFWREMRKSKKVWLKLPDGRAITPAELPQQLGLNNGLQDDPYRALLYFTRGLGYDQPTVSTDPANLTPSPEFLEFYWAEWLQANPQNLKLSAYNLTNSDSYMQAIGAASDLMNRADPNTIIGSSGLTATAMGQRPMPYAPADLAALYVSADPLKPGKLAYALSYRASLAAK from the coding sequence ATGACAAAAAATAAATGGACTCGCGCCCGTGTCGCGGGCTTGGCGGGCCTGGCGGCCATTTCGCTCGCGGCCTGTGGCGGCGGTGGTGGCGGAGGTGGAGGTACTTTCTTCCCGGCCAGCGGCCCTTCGGCCGGCAATGGCGGCAACAACAATCAGGCCGCGCCGGCCGCTGTGGCCCTCCAGCCGCTGGTGGGCGGTTCGCAGTATTCGGGCACGGCCAGCTTTGGCGACACCGTGTCCATCGCGCTCGACCAGCCTGCCACCGGCAAGCTCACCCTGCGTTTCGTCGACTCGCGCTTCGGTCTCGCGGGCTCGGTGAGCGCCAGCTACGCCACCCAGGCCGACGGCTCGCTGCTGGCCAGCAACTTCGCGGCGGTCGCCGGCACCGGCGTGCCTGACGCACTGGTCGCCGCGCTGCCCAAGCTCAGCCTGCGCTTCCAGCTCGACGGCAGCCTGCTCAGCGGTTCGCTGGCGCAGGTGCCCAACCTCAAGGCGGGCAACGGCGCGGTGCTGCAAGGCGAGATCGCCGCATCGAACCAAGGCGTGGCCGACGTGGCGCGCCTGGCCGGCGTCTACAACTTCATCAAGCTCACCAGCGCGTACAACGCCAAGGGCATGGTGCAGGGCGCCCCCGCATCCGACTTCGGCCAACTGAGCATCAAGGCCGACGGCAGCGTACGTGCCTGCATGGGCCAGGCCTATGCCGACAGCTGCAGCTCGGGCCAGGCCGGCCTGCTCGCCGCCGAAGACGACCAGAAGACCTACCCCGGCGCATTGGCGCTGACCCTGGGCGGCCAGCGCATCGGCCGCGTCATGGTCAACGCGCAGTCGGGCGCGGCCACGCTGCTGGCAGACGAATTCACCAGCGCCGCCGACGGCAGCTTCCGCACCGGCACCTGGGTGCTGCAGAGCGCGCCGAGCGCCCTGGCCGCCACTGCGCTGGACGGCGAATGGCTGTGCAGCCAGCCCGAACTCGACGCCGCCACCGGCGCGCTCACGGGCCGCACGCAACGCAACTTCGTGTCGATCGGCGCCAATCTGTTGCAGACCGACACCATCGACAACGACGTCAAGCTCAGCGTCAACGCCGGCATCGGCGGCTCGGCGACCTCCACCGTCAGCGGCATGAACGGCCTCGTCGCCGGACAGTGGGTCGACAGCCAGAAGATCGGACGCGTGCTGCTGCCCGTGGGCAAGCAGACGGCGTACTACATCGGCTCGGGTGCGAGCACGGGCGTGGCGGCTACGCATATCTCGGGTGTGTGCCGGGCGTTGCCGGTGCAGCCGGTGATCAATACCTACGCGGCGGCGGCTGTCAACGTTCCCATGACGATTCGCATCGGCGATGCCCATCCGACGCAACCGGCGATTGGCTACGACCAGGTCTATTACAAGCAGGCGCGCTATCGCAACAACAAGAACGGCTCGACCGAGTGGAAGAAGGAGTTCGCCGACTTCTGCGAAGCCGCCGGCCTGTCCGACTCGAAGGGCAGCACTGTCATCGCGGGCACCTCGAAGCTCACCGACACCACTACCTTCACATGCTCCGGAAAAACGGTCGACCAGACCGCGATGAAGTCCGCGGTCGTCGGTCCGCGCGGCGTGCTGTATCTCACCGATGGTCATCACACCCTCACCAGCTTCTGGGACGCACCGGACGGTGGCGGCGCGGAAGTCAACATTCCCGTGGTGATGAAGGGTAACTTCATGAGCCTGAGCAACGCGGCATTCTGGCGCGAGATGCGCAAGAGCAAGAAGGTGTGGCTCAAGCTGCCCGATGGCCGCGCCATCACGCCTGCGGAACTGCCGCAGCAACTGGGCCTGAACAACGGTCTGCAGGACGATCCGTACCGCGCGCTGCTGTACTTCACGCGTGGTCTGGGCTATGACCAGCCTACGGTAAGCACCGACCCCGCCAATCTCACCCCGAGCCCTGAGTTCCTGGAGTTCTACTGGGCCGAATGGCTACAGGCGAACCCGCAGAACCTGAAGCTGTCGGCCTACAACCTGACGAATTCCGACAGCTATATGCAGGCCATTGGCGCGGCATCGGACCTGATGAACCGTGCGGATCCGAACACGATCATCGGCTCGTCGGGTCTGACGGCAACGGCCATGGGCCAGCGCCCGATGCCATACGCTCCTGCGGATCTGGCTGCGCTCTATGTGAGCGCCGACCCACTCAAGCCAGGCAAGCTGGCCTATGCGCTGAGCTACCGCGCTTCGCTGGCAGCCAAGTAA
- a CDS encoding amino acid deaminase, whose product MTDTNVTVSNDFTDPLLGSNFKGYPRTQAPRRRSEVGAAGWNVLAGDLPLPLAVLKREALEHNLAWMQSRVREWGIDLAPHGKTTMSPQLFQRQLDAGAWGLTFATVTQLAVGVAAGARRTLIANQVVSDEDLAGIQMLLKANAGLRIVFLVDSLAQLALIEDWAARHAGSVPFEVMLEIGVEGARTGCRTHEEAVALATRLRASGAVKLVGIETYEGQGATGASEPDTAYAKTLMDRVEAVARHCDTHQLFETDEVLVSAGGSAIFDLVAGRLKPALGAPVRGLLRSGCYVTHDHGFYKRMVSAVDERLGCGCGESLVPAMEVWATVQSRPEPGLAILAVGKRDISFDLSLPVPIARAARGALQPAGVPAGWKITALNDQHAYLRWDAGEEAEAPKVGDRVGLGISHPCTTFDKWHWMPVVENDYRVSDAVAMHF is encoded by the coding sequence ATGACCGACACGAACGTGACCGTCTCCAACGATTTCACCGACCCGCTGCTGGGCAGCAACTTCAAGGGCTACCCGCGCACGCAGGCGCCGCGCCGCCGCAGCGAAGTCGGCGCCGCCGGATGGAACGTGCTGGCCGGCGACCTGCCGCTGCCGCTGGCCGTGCTCAAGCGCGAGGCGCTGGAGCACAACCTGGCCTGGATGCAGTCGCGCGTGCGCGAGTGGGGCATCGACCTCGCGCCGCACGGCAAGACCACCATGTCGCCGCAGCTCTTCCAGCGCCAGCTCGACGCCGGCGCCTGGGGCCTGACCTTCGCCACCGTCACGCAGCTGGCGGTGGGCGTGGCGGCCGGCGCGCGCCGTACGCTCATCGCCAACCAGGTGGTGAGCGACGAAGACCTGGCCGGCATCCAGATGCTGCTGAAGGCGAACGCCGGGTTGCGCATCGTGTTCCTGGTCGATTCGCTGGCGCAGCTCGCGCTCATCGAGGACTGGGCCGCGCGCCATGCCGGCAGCGTACCTTTCGAGGTGATGCTGGAGATCGGCGTCGAAGGCGCGCGCACCGGCTGCCGCACGCACGAGGAAGCCGTTGCCCTGGCCACGCGGCTGCGCGCCAGCGGCGCGGTGAAGCTCGTCGGCATCGAGACCTACGAAGGGCAGGGCGCCACGGGTGCCAGCGAGCCCGACACGGCCTATGCGAAGACGCTGATGGACCGCGTGGAGGCTGTGGCGCGCCATTGCGACACCCATCAGCTCTTCGAGACCGACGAGGTGCTGGTCTCGGCCGGCGGCTCGGCCATCTTCGACCTGGTGGCCGGCCGGCTCAAGCCCGCGCTCGGCGCGCCGGTGCGCGGCCTGCTGCGCTCGGGCTGCTATGTCACGCACGACCATGGCTTCTACAAGCGCATGGTGAGCGCCGTCGACGAGCGCCTGGGCTGCGGTTGCGGCGAGAGCCTGGTGCCGGCGATGGAAGTGTGGGCCACGGTGCAGTCGCGCCCCGAGCCCGGCCTGGCGATCCTGGCCGTGGGCAAGCGCGACATCTCCTTCGACCTCTCGCTGCCGGTGCCCATCGCGCGCGCGGCGCGCGGCGCGCTGCAGCCGGCAGGCGTGCCGGCCGGCTGGAAGATCACCGCGCTGAACGACCAGCACGCCTACCTGCGCTGGGACGCCGGCGAGGAAGCCGAGGCGCCCAAGGTCGGCGACCGTGTCGGGCTGGGCATTTCGCACCCCTGCACCACCTTCGACAAATGGCACTGGATGCCGGTGGTCGAGAACGACTACCGCGTGAGCGACGCCGTCGCCATGCACTTCTGA
- a CDS encoding N-acyl-D-amino-acid deacylase family protein produces MADNNTSSKAVLLEGGLVVDGSGGPSWPGDVLLQGDRIAALGEGLRERLPQGLALADIDIVDCRAKVIAPGFIDAHTHDDAIVLRDPLCLPKVSQGITTVVTGNCGISLAPYRTPQSLPPLTLLGADSFKHATMAEYRAAVDATQPALNVAALVGHTTLRFAAMEALDRPASGDELARMEALLDSCMADGAHGMSSGLFYEEAFAAPAEEVTALARVVARHGGVYATHLRSEMQQIIEALHEAGDSAFAAGVPLVISHHKCAGPANWGRTRETLPLIESLAQRQKIAMDVYPYVAGSTVLREDLVDGVIDVLLTWSDPHPEMTGRLISDIAREWGTTEQEACLRLKPGGACYFQMQEEDVERVIAHPLTMIGSDGLPHDRHPHPRLWGAFPRVFARYWRQRRLFTLEQAVHKMTGMTARNLRIADRGLLRAGNMADVVVFDPETIADTATYDQPHGVSLGVERVFVNGVLAYRGGEPEARVLARAGRMLTRGA; encoded by the coding sequence ATGGCTGACAACAACACATCATCGAAGGCCGTGCTGCTCGAAGGCGGCCTGGTGGTCGACGGATCGGGCGGCCCTTCGTGGCCCGGCGACGTGCTGCTGCAGGGCGACCGCATCGCCGCGCTCGGCGAGGGCCTGCGCGAGCGGCTGCCGCAAGGCCTGGCGCTGGCGGACATCGACATCGTCGACTGCCGCGCGAAGGTCATCGCGCCCGGCTTCATCGACGCGCACACGCACGACGACGCCATCGTGCTGCGCGATCCGCTGTGCCTGCCCAAGGTGTCGCAAGGCATCACCACGGTGGTGACGGGCAACTGCGGCATTTCGCTCGCGCCGTACCGCACGCCGCAATCGCTGCCGCCGCTCACGCTGCTGGGCGCCGATTCGTTCAAGCACGCGACCATGGCCGAGTACCGCGCCGCCGTCGATGCGACGCAACCCGCGCTCAACGTGGCCGCGCTGGTGGGCCACACCACCTTGCGCTTCGCGGCCATGGAGGCGCTCGACCGGCCCGCGAGCGGCGACGAACTGGCGCGAATGGAAGCGCTGCTCGACAGCTGCATGGCCGACGGTGCGCACGGCATGTCCTCGGGCCTCTTCTACGAGGAAGCCTTCGCCGCGCCCGCCGAAGAAGTGACGGCGCTGGCGCGCGTGGTGGCGCGCCACGGCGGCGTGTACGCCACGCACCTGCGCAGCGAGATGCAGCAGATCATCGAGGCGCTGCACGAGGCCGGCGACTCGGCCTTCGCCGCCGGCGTGCCGCTGGTCATCTCGCACCACAAGTGCGCCGGTCCGGCCAACTGGGGCCGCACCAGGGAAACGCTGCCGCTGATCGAGTCGCTCGCGCAGCGCCAGAAGATCGCGATGGACGTGTATCCCTACGTGGCCGGCTCCACGGTGCTGCGCGAAGACCTGGTCGACGGCGTGATCGACGTGCTGCTCACATGGTCCGACCCGCATCCCGAGATGACGGGCCGGCTCATTTCCGACATCGCGCGCGAGTGGGGCACCACCGAGCAGGAAGCCTGCCTGCGGCTCAAGCCCGGCGGCGCCTGCTACTTCCAGATGCAGGAGGAAGACGTGGAGCGCGTCATTGCGCATCCGCTCACCATGATCGGCAGCGACGGCCTGCCGCACGACCGGCATCCGCATCCGCGGCTGTGGGGCGCCTTCCCGCGCGTGTTCGCGCGCTACTGGCGCCAGCGCCGGCTGTTCACGCTGGAGCAGGCGGTGCACAAGATGACCGGCATGACCGCGCGCAACCTGCGCATCGCCGACCGCGGCCTTCTGCGCGCCGGCAACATGGCCGACGTGGTGGTGTTCGACCCCGAGACCATCGCCGACACCGCCACCTACGACCAGCCGCACGGCGTGAGCCTGGGCGTGGAGCGCGTGTTCGTGAACGGTGTGCTGGCCTATCGCGGCGGTGAGCCGGAGGCGCGGGTGTTGGCGCGCGCGGGGCGGATGCTCACGCGCGGAGCCTAG
- a CDS encoding ABC transporter ATP-binding protein, which produces MTTNANNTPRLAVSNLSTSFPTEDGLVRSVADVSFSIQPGKTTALVGESGSGKSVTSLTLMRLLPKTANAQVSGSASFVTREGKTLDLLRIGEREMRSLRGNQLSMIFQEPMTSLNPVFTIGEQIAESVRLHKGLDRKAAMAHARRMLELVEIPAAAQRIDEYPHQLSGGMRQRVMIALAMACDPTLLIADEPTTALDVTIQAQILELMRRLQAETGMSILFITHNLGVVAHHADDVVVLYAGRVVESAPVRPLFVQPEHPYTQGLLACLPGKARLPSQPKPKRLFAIRGQVSSPLAPPPGCAFEPRCDQALAECSAAMPPLIETQHGREARCVRVQPVQPLARVA; this is translated from the coding sequence ATGACGACGAACGCCAACAACACCCCACGTCTCGCGGTCAGCAACCTGAGCACGAGCTTCCCCACCGAAGACGGCCTCGTGCGTTCGGTGGCCGACGTGAGCTTCTCGATCCAGCCCGGCAAGACGACTGCGCTGGTCGGCGAATCGGGCTCGGGCAAGTCGGTCACCAGCCTCACGCTGATGCGCCTGTTGCCCAAGACGGCCAATGCGCAGGTCAGCGGCAGCGCATCGTTCGTGACGCGCGAGGGCAAGACGCTCGACCTGCTGCGCATCGGCGAGCGCGAGATGCGCTCGCTGCGCGGCAACCAGCTGTCGATGATCTTCCAGGAGCCGATGACCAGCCTGAACCCGGTGTTCACCATCGGCGAGCAGATTGCCGAGAGCGTGCGGCTGCACAAGGGGCTCGACCGCAAGGCGGCGATGGCGCATGCCAGGCGCATGCTCGAGCTGGTCGAGATTCCCGCCGCGGCGCAGCGCATCGACGAGTATCCGCACCAGCTTTCGGGCGGCATGCGCCAGCGCGTGATGATCGCGCTGGCCATGGCCTGCGACCCGACGCTGCTGATCGCCGACGAGCCCACGACCGCGCTCGACGTGACCATCCAGGCGCAGATCCTCGAGCTCATGCGCCGGCTGCAGGCCGAGACGGGCATGAGCATCCTCTTCATCACCCACAACCTGGGCGTGGTCGCGCACCATGCGGACGACGTGGTGGTGCTGTATGCGGGCCGCGTGGTCGAGAGCGCGCCGGTGCGGCCGCTGTTCGTGCAGCCGGAGCATCCGTACACGCAAGGCCTGCTGGCCTGCCTGCCGGGCAAGGCGCGGCTGCCGAGCCAGCCCAAGCCCAAGCGGCTCTTCGCGATTCGCGGCCAGGTGTCGAGCCCGCTTGCGCCGCCGCCGGGCTGCGCCTTCGAGCCGCGCTGCGACCAGGCGCTGGCCGAATGCAGTGCGGCGATGCCGCCGCTGATCGAAACGCAGCATGGCCGCGAGGCGCGCTGCGTTCGGGTGCAGCCGGTGCAACCTTTGGCGAGGGTCGCATGA
- a CDS encoding MurR/RpiR family transcriptional regulator has translation MTPSLLQKIAQIRSDAPATRRAILDLILEDPDRVLEESFEQLAERSRSSVPTIMRTCRDLGFAGLREFKLALAQELALGGSPLHRRVNIEDAADEVVGKIARSAAASVSGVRGQLDMQVLDGAVAAIAAAPHVDLYGAGATSWFMANDLQARLFRLGLSANAWADYHLQQVAGAAQRPGGVVIAISHVGGMPSLLDAVDIARGQGAKVVALTRPGTALAAKADFLLGLSVPDDAVMHVGIDAYLTHLTAIEILTVLVAQRRGEPAVQRLQRARDAFQRHGIDATTHPLQSWDGGGVKHG, from the coding sequence ATGACACCCTCCCTGCTCCAGAAGATCGCGCAGATACGCAGCGACGCCCCGGCGACGCGGCGCGCGATTCTCGACCTGATCCTCGAAGACCCCGACCGCGTGCTCGAAGAAAGCTTCGAGCAGCTGGCCGAGCGCTCGCGCAGTTCGGTGCCGACCATCATGCGCACCTGCCGCGACCTGGGCTTTGCCGGGCTGCGCGAATTCAAGCTGGCGCTGGCGCAGGAACTGGCGCTGGGCGGCTCGCCGCTGCACCGCCGCGTGAACATCGAGGACGCGGCCGACGAGGTGGTCGGCAAGATCGCGCGCAGCGCGGCGGCGTCGGTGTCGGGCGTGCGCGGGCAGCTCGACATGCAGGTGCTCGACGGCGCGGTGGCGGCCATCGCGGCGGCGCCGCATGTGGACCTGTACGGCGCTGGCGCCACATCGTGGTTCATGGCCAACGACCTGCAGGCGCGGCTCTTCCGCCTGGGCCTGTCGGCCAATGCCTGGGCCGACTACCACCTGCAGCAGGTGGCCGGCGCGGCGCAGCGCCCGGGCGGCGTGGTCATCGCCATCTCGCACGTGGGCGGCATGCCCTCGCTGCTGGACGCGGTGGACATCGCGCGCGGGCAGGGCGCCAAGGTGGTCGCGCTCACGCGGCCCGGCACGGCGCTCGCGGCCAAGGCGGACTTTCTCTTGGGCCTGTCGGTGCCCGACGACGCGGTGATGCACGTGGGCATCGACGCCTACCTGACGCACCTCACGGCCATCGAGATATTGACGGTGCTCGTGGCGCAGCGGCGCGGCGAACCCGCGGTGCAACGCCTGCAGCGCGCGCGCGATGCGTTTCAGCGGCACGGCATCGATGCGACCACGCATCCGCTTCAGAGCTGGGACGGCGGAGGAGTCAAGCATGGCTGA
- a CDS encoding shikimate kinase, translating into MQQARAVPVVQLVGPGGAGKTTVGSELARQLGWQFVDLDREFMSREGDISGYMAVHGYAGYARRNLALHAELRGAFTAPTVYVLSSGFMTYPADVDASYAGIRAAVERDTLTLLLLPSFELETCVQAIVRRQLSRPYLPGNAASEEARIRQRFPVFMALRCARFLNDGAPEEAAAHMARFVRERVDN; encoded by the coding sequence ATGCAGCAGGCGCGGGCGGTTCCCGTTGTTCAGCTCGTCGGTCCCGGCGGTGCTGGAAAGACGACCGTCGGAAGCGAGCTTGCCCGGCAACTCGGCTGGCAGTTCGTGGACCTCGACCGGGAGTTCATGTCGCGCGAAGGCGATATCTCCGGCTACATGGCCGTCCACGGCTATGCCGGCTACGCGAGGCGCAACCTCGCCCTGCATGCGGAATTGCGCGGTGCATTCACCGCACCGACCGTGTATGTGCTCTCGTCCGGCTTCATGACCTACCCAGCCGACGTGGACGCGAGCTATGCCGGCATTCGCGCCGCCGTGGAGCGCGACACGCTGACCTTGCTGCTGCTCCCCTCCTTCGAACTGGAGACTTGCGTCCAGGCCATCGTCCGGCGACAGTTGTCCAGGCCTTATTTGCCGGGCAACGCCGCGAGCGAGGAGGCACGTATCCGCCAGCGCTTTCCGGTGTTCATGGCCTTGCGGTGCGCGCGTTTCCTCAATGACGGCGCACCGGAAGAAGCAGCGGCGCACATGGCCCGCTTTGTGCGCGAACGCGTCGACAACTGA